A single window of Cytobacillus luteolus DNA harbors:
- a CDS encoding DUF1292 domain-containing protein, which translates to MEKIEVGEVFTITDENDTEQEVEVLGVVTLENTDYIAVSFVEDLQEGEEGDIDVFFLKVDEDGDFTAIESDEEFDKVSSAFDAILDEEV; encoded by the coding sequence ATGGAAAAGATCGAAGTTGGAGAAGTATTTACAATTACAGATGAGAATGATACAGAGCAAGAGGTAGAGGTGCTAGGAGTCGTTACTCTTGAAAATACGGACTATATAGCTGTTAGTTTTGTTGAAGACCTTCAAGAAGGTGAAGAAGGAGACATTGATGTTTTCTTTTTGAAAGTGGACGAAGATGGTGACTTCACGGCAATCGAGAGCGATGAAGAGTTTGATAAGGTATCTAGTGCATTTGATGCCATTCTTGACGAAGAAGTGTAA
- a CDS encoding DUF2515 domain-containing protein gives MCRVFNKRHKQLSKTQKELKKALKKNTSIKRSLSTEEQLLIEEIQSTTKILNLNNLTRTMAYLDFYLEHPEIHWSFLAHMVSRNAGWNMTDLKGEYLPRILTEKEIKSFFNFIERGNWLIFQDAFPQLLLYEKSIQTGINLFYLLPHLNVSVFMEPIWNQFLEYRDSYTLTVALIINEQSYIESRVIENNRFKEDVLNTFEFKLQDLLSMNHILFPSSNDTKTKLTGQTVRHFDSLDERILLGKRLYSILFSMHHLPPIEKWAKQTIHTGSRKDYWPHLFNDIAELAPGSELKPRLQNCKLTKGTPRIYSPALASVWENQQHEPASPGDWYKDWDVLHYMAKSEEKVNGDIEGDYCKTVERLEMVALSTKLIQFLDKD, from the coding sequence ATGTGTAGGGTTTTTAATAAAAGGCATAAACAGTTATCGAAAACTCAAAAGGAACTAAAAAAAGCCTTGAAAAAAAACACCTCCATTAAGCGTTCACTCTCCACAGAAGAACAGTTACTTATTGAGGAGATACAATCGACTACAAAAATCCTGAATCTAAACAATCTCACTCGAACGATGGCCTATCTTGATTTTTATCTAGAACACCCTGAAATTCATTGGTCTTTTTTAGCTCATATGGTGTCAAGAAATGCTGGATGGAATATGACTGATTTAAAAGGAGAGTATTTACCAAGAATCTTAACGGAAAAAGAGATAAAATCTTTTTTTAATTTTATCGAGCGAGGCAATTGGTTGATTTTTCAGGATGCTTTTCCTCAACTATTATTGTATGAAAAAAGTATTCAAACTGGAATAAACCTCTTCTATTTACTACCACACTTGAATGTGTCTGTGTTTATGGAACCCATCTGGAATCAGTTCCTGGAATATAGAGATTCTTACACGCTTACTGTCGCGTTAATTATCAATGAACAGAGCTATATAGAGAGTAGAGTAATTGAGAACAACAGATTCAAGGAGGATGTTTTAAATACCTTTGAGTTTAAATTGCAGGATTTATTATCTATGAATCATATACTATTTCCATCTTCCAACGATACAAAAACCAAGCTTACTGGCCAGACTGTCCGTCATTTTGACAGTCTAGATGAGAGGATATTATTAGGAAAGAGGCTTTACTCTATCTTGTTTTCCATGCACCATCTACCGCCCATTGAAAAATGGGCAAAACAAACAATCCATACAGGATCTAGAAAAGATTACTGGCCGCATCTATTTAATGATATTGCAGAACTGGCTCCTGGTAGTGAATTAAAGCCCCGATTACAAAATTGTAAACTTACGAAAGGTACACCAAGAATTTATAGTCCTGCACTTGCGTCAGTTTGGGAAAATCAACAGCACGAACCGGCATCACCTGGTGATTGGTATAAGGACTGGGATGTGTTACACTACATGGCGAAATCTGAGGAAAAAGTGAATGGTGATATTGAAGGAGATTATTGCAAAACAGTAGAAAGACTTGAAATGGTCGCTTTATCGACAAAATTAATTCAATTTCTTGATAAAGATTAA
- a CDS encoding fasciclin domain-containing protein has protein sequence MKKKKYVLVIFVLIMFMSVANGVLAQENPTNKKDIVDTAVAAGDFTTLAAALKKAGLVETLKGEGPFTVFAPTDAAFEKLLKKLDITAEELLARDDLKEILLYHVLSGKVMSSDLKDGMKAETLAKKSVEISLDPVKVNNANVVKADIQASNGVIHVIDEVLLP, from the coding sequence ATGAAAAAGAAAAAGTATGTATTGGTTATATTCGTTTTAATAATGTTTATGTCAGTGGCAAATGGAGTATTAGCACAAGAGAATCCTACAAATAAAAAGGATATTGTCGATACGGCAGTAGCAGCGGGTGATTTCACTACGTTAGCAGCTGCTTTGAAAAAGGCTGGTTTGGTCGAGACCTTGAAAGGAGAAGGACCATTTACAGTTTTTGCTCCGACAGATGCAGCATTTGAAAAACTATTAAAGAAACTAGACATTACAGCAGAAGAGTTATTAGCTAGGGATGATTTGAAGGAAATTCTGTTGTATCATGTTTTATCAGGCAAAGTTATGTCTAGTGACCTTAAAGATGGGATGAAAGCTGAGACATTAGCAAAGAAATCAGTAGAAATATCACTTGACCCTGTTAAAGTAAATAATGCCAATGTTGTAAAAGCTGACATCCAAGCTTCTAATGGTGTCATTCATGTTATTGATGAGGTATTACTCCCATAG
- a CDS encoding diphthine--ammonia ligase — protein sequence MPKNRIVISYSGGKDSTLALYRIIQSGEWIVDSLLVTLNEENKRTSMHGVRESLLNAQAKALGIPLRKVYIPPTCTNEQYEKIMGKALDEIEQDKVSYIMFGDIHLEDVKAYREKMLTNTSITSIFPLWGEDSQSLINEFLELGFKTVITCVDVEQLESSFVGRVIDKGFIAELPTSVDPCGENGEFHTFVFDGPLFSKKIEFTISDETTITQDLFTGKDRFYYADLNGA from the coding sequence ATGCCTAAAAATCGAATTGTAATTTCATATAGTGGTGGCAAGGATTCTACACTAGCTTTGTACCGAATCATACAATCTGGAGAATGGATTGTTGACTCGCTGTTGGTTACGTTAAATGAAGAAAATAAACGAACAAGCATGCATGGTGTTAGGGAGAGTTTGTTGAATGCTCAGGCAAAAGCATTAGGAATCCCGTTACGTAAAGTATATATCCCACCTACTTGTACGAATGAACAATATGAGAAAATTATGGGGAAAGCCCTAGATGAAATTGAACAGGACAAGGTCTCCTATATTATGTTTGGAGATATTCATTTAGAGGATGTAAAGGCGTATAGAGAAAAAATGCTAACCAACACTTCCATAACGTCCATTTTTCCATTATGGGGTGAAGATTCCCAATCACTAATAAATGAGTTTCTGGAGTTAGGTTTTAAGACAGTAATAACATGTGTTGACGTTGAACAATTAGAGTCGTCATTCGTTGGAAGAGTAATTGATAAAGGTTTTATTGCTGAACTACCTACAAGTGTCGACCCATGCGGAGAAAATGGTGAATTTCACACCTTCGTGTTTGATGGTCCTCTCTTCTCTAAAAAGATTGAATTCACCATCTCGGATGAAACAACGATTACTCAAGACCTATTCACTGGCAAAGATCGATTCTACTATGCCGACCTAAACGGGGCCTGA
- the htpG gene encoding molecular chaperone HtpG, translating to MAKKQFKAESKRLLEMMINSIYSKREVFLRELISNASDAIDKLYYKVLTDESLSFDKDSYYIKITANKENRMLTITDTGIGMTKEELENNLGVIAKSGSLAFKNENEIKDGHAIIGQFGVGFYAAFMVADVVTVVSKALGSDEAYKWESKGADGYTIAPTSKDTVGTEITLTIKENTEDESYDEYLEEYQLKSIIKKYSDFIRYPIKMDVTESKPKEGTEGEYEQVVEEKTINSMVPIWKKNKNELTDEDYEKFYNEKHYGFDKPLKHVHISVDGTIRYNAILYIPEKTPYDFYSKEYEKGLELYSNGVLIMNKCADLVPDYFSFVKGLVDSEDLSLNISREMLQHDRQLKLIAKNINKKIKSELQAMLKNEREKYDEFYKSFGRQLKYGVYSDFGSNKDVLQDLLMFYSSKEKKMVTLDEYVSRMPEDQKYIYYATGESHARIEKLPQTELVAEKGYEILYFTDDIDEFAIRMLMTYKEKEFKSVSSGDLGIEQEDNKENTEQETNENKELFDYMKELLTGKVKDVRVSKRLRTHPVCLATEGEVTIEMEKILAAMPDNQNIKADKILEINKNHDVFKSLKNAFEHDKEKLNLYTNLLYNQALLVEGLPVGDPVEFTNDICKVMV from the coding sequence ATGGCCAAAAAACAATTTAAAGCAGAATCTAAAAGATTATTAGAAATGATGATCAATTCTATCTATTCAAAACGTGAAGTTTTCTTGAGGGAATTAATTTCAAATGCAAGTGATGCAATTGATAAGCTTTACTACAAAGTTCTTACAGATGAATCATTAAGTTTTGATAAAGACAGCTACTACATAAAAATAACAGCGAATAAAGAAAATAGAATGCTAACAATTACTGACACTGGGATTGGGATGACAAAAGAAGAGCTAGAAAATAACTTAGGTGTTATTGCCAAAAGTGGTTCTTTAGCATTTAAAAATGAAAATGAAATTAAAGATGGACATGCTATTATTGGACAATTTGGTGTTGGTTTTTACGCAGCCTTCATGGTAGCAGATGTCGTAACGGTTGTAAGTAAGGCGTTAGGAAGCGATGAAGCGTATAAATGGGAATCAAAGGGAGCGGATGGTTACACAATCGCACCAACTTCAAAAGATACTGTTGGAACTGAAATCACCTTAACGATTAAAGAAAACACAGAAGATGAAAGCTATGATGAGTATTTAGAGGAGTACCAATTAAAGTCTATTATTAAAAAATACTCAGATTTCATTCGTTACCCGATTAAAATGGATGTGACAGAAAGCAAACCAAAAGAGGGAACAGAAGGCGAGTACGAGCAAGTTGTTGAAGAAAAAACGATCAACAGCATGGTTCCAATCTGGAAAAAGAATAAGAATGAACTAACGGATGAAGATTATGAGAAGTTTTACAATGAAAAGCATTACGGATTTGATAAGCCTTTAAAGCATGTTCATATTAGTGTAGATGGTACAATCCGATACAATGCGATTTTATATATTCCCGAAAAAACGCCATATGATTTTTACTCAAAAGAATATGAAAAAGGCTTAGAGCTGTATTCAAATGGTGTACTAATCATGAACAAATGTGCAGACCTAGTACCTGATTATTTCAGCTTTGTAAAAGGGCTCGTAGACTCAGAGGATTTGTCACTTAATATCTCTCGTGAAATGCTACAACATGACCGCCAACTAAAGCTCATTGCTAAAAATATTAATAAGAAGATTAAGAGTGAACTACAAGCTATGTTAAAAAATGAGAGAGAAAAATACGACGAATTCTATAAATCCTTTGGCAGACAATTAAAATACGGTGTTTATAGTGATTTTGGAAGCAATAAAGATGTTCTTCAAGACCTATTAATGTTCTATTCTTCAAAAGAGAAGAAGATGGTCACATTAGACGAGTATGTGTCAAGAATGCCAGAGGACCAAAAGTACATTTACTATGCAACAGGTGAGTCTCATGCAAGAATTGAGAAATTACCACAAACCGAGCTAGTAGCTGAAAAAGGCTATGAAATCCTATACTTCACGGATGACATCGATGAATTTGCAATTCGTATGTTAATGACATACAAAGAGAAAGAATTCAAGTCTGTATCAAGCGGTGACCTTGGAATCGAGCAAGAGGATAACAAAGAGAATACAGAACAAGAAACTAACGAGAACAAAGAGTTATTTGATTATATGAAAGAGTTATTAACTGGTAAAGTGAAAGATGTACGCGTGTCCAAACGATTGAGAACACACCCTGTATGCCTAGCAACAGAAGGGGAAGTAACAATCGAAATGGAGAAAATTCTAGCAGCAATGCCCGATAACCAAAACATTAAAGCTGACAAAATACTTGAAATCAACAAAAATCATGATGTGTTCAAATCATTAAAAAATGCATTTGAACATGACAAAGAAAAATTAAACCTATACACAAACCTCCTTTACAACCAGGCCCTTCTCGTTGAAGGACTACCTGTAGGTGACCCAGTCGAATTTACAAACGACATCTGTAAAGTTATGGTCTAA